The DNA window ATTTCAATTTTCTTAATAGGATATTTAGAAACTAAGTTCCCTTTCGAGGCGCGCCCTTTAATGGCAATGCCAGCAAAATCCAGATCCCATTTCAGTTTTTTAATACTTCCTATTTGACGTAATAATATGGTTATAACTTCGGCTTCACCATTGGGATTACAGGTAAAATAAAGAATCTGCGAACCCTTATTTTCATTGGTCAAATCATACAATTTATCCCGAGTAACCCCCGAAACATTGAAACGTTTTATATAGGCTGGACCCGACTTTCCGTCGCGATAAATCATATTATAAATAGTCCGTTTGTCGCTCTTGTCAAAAACGGCAACGTGAATAATATCTTTTCCAACGAATTTCTTATCATCGACTTTGCTGATCATCATACTACCGTCTCGGAGAAAAACAATCACATCATCAATATCGGAACAGTCGGTAACATATTCGTCCTTCTTCAACCCTGTTCCTATGAAACCTTCTGCCCTATTGACAAAAAGTTTGGTGTTGCGCAAGGCAACTTTTGTCGCTTCGATATTGTCAAAACCACGCAATTCTGTTTGGCGCTCTCTGCCTTTCCCGTATTTCTCTTTTAATTTGGTAAAATAGGCAATGGCAAAATCGGTCAAGTTGGCTAAATTAAATTCCACTTCCTTCATTTCGTCCTCCAACTTAGCGATGAAATCATCAGCCTTGTCCGAATCGAAACGGGTAATGCGAATCATCGGAATTTGAGTCAATCGCTGTAAATCATCATCGTTAATTTCACGAACAAATGATTTCACAAAAGGCTCAAAACGATCGTACATATATTTGTAAAGTGCCTCTCTATCAGAATATAATTTGAAATCAATGTACATTTCTTCACGAATGAAGATTTTTTCTAATGTGGAAAAATGCCACTTATTTTTGAGTTCTTCTAATTGAATTTCTAACTCTGCTTTGAGTAATTCAACCGTTCTAGCTGTCGAAATTTTCAACATTTCCGAAACACCTACGAACAAAGGTTTATTATCTTCAATCACACAGCCCAATGGCGCCACCGAAGTTTCGCAGGCTGTAAAAGCAAACAAGGCATCGATGGTTTTATCTGGAGAAACTCCAGGGTAAAGATGAATTAAAATCTCGACCTCCGCAGCGGTATTGTCTTCAATTTTTTTGATTTTGATTTTGCCTTTTTCATTGGCTTTCAAAATACTATCAATCAAAGTGGTCGTATTGGTCGAAAACGGAATCTGGGTAATAACTAAAGTGTTTTTGTCCAATTGAGCAATTTTGGCACGAACCCGAACTCGACCGCCACGCATTCCATCATTGTAATTGGAAACGTCGGCAATACCAGCTGTCAAAAAATCTGGGTAAAGCGTGAAAGATTTTCCTTTTAATATTTTTATTGAAGCGTCTATTAATTCATTGAAATTGTGTGGCAAGACTTTGGTCGAAAGTCCCACGGCAATCCCTTCGGCGCCTTGTGCCAAAAGCAATGGAAATTTTACAGGCAGATTGTTCGGCTCAGCACGACGCCCATCATAGGAAACACCCCAATCGGTAATTTTTGGAGAATACAAAACCTCTAAAGCAAATTTCGACAAACGCGCTTCGATATAACGAGAAGCCGCAGCACCATCTCCCGTGAGGATATTTCCCCAGTTTCCCTGACAATCGATTAGCAATTCTTTTTGGCCAATTTGTACCATCGCATCACCAATGCTTTGGTCTCCGTGCGGATGGTATTGCATCGTGTGCCCCACAACGTTCGCCACCTTATTGTAACGACCGTCATCCAACTCTTTAAGAGAGTGCATAATTCTACGCTGAACGGGTTTGAAACCGTCCTCAATCGCAGGAACGGCACGCTCCAGAATTACATAGGAAGCATAATCCAAAAACCAATCTTTGTACATTCCTGTTACTTTGGTTATGGTGTCCTCGCTGTTTTCGTCGTTCTCGTAGAAATGATTTCCTCCCGAACGGATGATGTCTTCGAATCCTTCTTCGGTTGTGGATTCGTTCAACTCTTCGTTATTCTCGTCTTCGTTTGGAATAATGTTGTCTTCTTCTTCGTCTTTCATTTATTTTGATTCCGAAATTAATTTTATTAAATCTTCCTTAGTTGGAAGAACCATTTTGTATTTACTGGCAAAAATTTGCTCGTTATTCTCTGGCAAAGTATATTCTACAACCAAATCACTTTTATTTTGGCAAAGCACAATTCCTATCGTTTTGTTTTCATCCTCTAAACGCATTTCTCTGTCATAATAATTTACATACATTTGCATCTGACCCAAATCTTGATGTTTTAATTCGCCAATTTTCAGATCAATCAAAACAAATGATTTTAAAATTCTGTTATAGAAAACCAAATCAATTTTAAAATGTTTATCATCAAAAGTAATTCGCTTTTGTCTAGCTACAAATGTAAAACCGTGTCCCAATTCTAATAAAAAATGCTCTAATTTATTGATAATTTCTTCTTCCAACTCTGACTCAGAATATTGATGTAATTCTGGCAATCCAAGAAATTCAAGAATATAGGGATCTTTGATAAGATCTTTTGGTTTCTCAATAATCTGCCCTTGTTCCGAAAGTTTTAAAACACCTTCCTTGTCTCGACTTAAGGTCAATCTTGTGTAAAGTGCCGAATCGTATTGTCGTTTTAATTCCCGAACGCTCCAATTGTATTTTTCGGATTCTATTTCGTAAAAACGTCTTTCGTTTTCATCGTCAATTCGCATTAGAAACGAATAATGAGACCAAGTAAGTTTGAAAATAGAAAATAATGTTTGAGAATTCAATTCCGCAGACACTGTCTGCGGAATGTTATCAAGCAATTGCGCAGACACTGTCTGCGTTTTTTGAATATCGAAAATCCGCAACACTGTTGCGGAATTTGAATAAATCAAATAAAACTTTCTAATTTGCTCTAAATTCCTTAATGAAAAACCTTTCCCAAACTCATTCGTTAACTGTTCCGAAAGTCCTTTTAGAATTTGTTTTCCGTATTCCGCTCGGTCTTTTCCACTTTGTTCTTCTTCCACAATCATTTTTCCAATTTCAAAATACGTACAAACCATTGTTGAATTTACAGTACGTAAAACCTGTTGCCGAGCATTTTGCAAAAGCTCAGCTACTTGTTGGAACAACATTTTATTTTGAAGGTCTTCTGACATTTTTTTAACTTTCAGTTTTTCTTTTGTACAAAGTTTTACCAACTCTTTGTATGTGTTCAATTAAACTTTCAGATTTTAATTCTTTAAAAATAGAAATATCAAATTTATATGGGATATAACTATCATCTAACTTATGCCACAATTTATTTAAATCTTCTCTACTAATATTTCCCTTTAAAGTAATATCAATATCTGAACCTTCTCTATAATTACCTTTAGCTCTAGACCCATAAATAATAACCTCATCGATAGAAGAACAACTATCAATTATTTTTAAAATTTCTTGGTGGCTTTTAGGATAGATACCAAACATTATCGTAAGCTAGTCATTTTAGTAAAAAACAAATTAAACTCTTTTATGTATTTTTGGGAAACACTTTCTAAAATTTGTCTCAATGTTGCTTCATCATAAGTATGTGATGATAAATTCCTACTTTTAATCATTTCCATCCATACTTCACCATCTTGAATCAATCCCACTTTAAAAGCTTCACGAATTGCGTCTCTACTTCCATTTATTTCAAAATTACCCTGATAATTCAAATAATCTTTCATCAATTTCCAGGATAATTCGTGTGTAAATTCAAATCTTTGCACAAAACCCTCTTTTTGCAAATCATCCATCTTTTCGTAACCAATTGATACAGCAATGTTTAAAAGCTTTAAAGCATTGCTATAATGTTCAAATCTCTGTTTCCAACGAATGTCTTGATTTTCCATTATTTCCCAGTTTAATTAGCCTCCATTGTATCCAATTCCACCTTCAAATTATTGATGATAAAATCTTGTCGATCGGGTGTGTTTTTTCCCATATAGAAAGACAACAAT is part of the Flavobacterium nackdongense genome and encodes:
- a CDS encoding DNA gyrase/topoisomerase IV subunit A, which encodes MKDEEEDNIIPNEDENNEELNESTTEEGFEDIIRSGGNHFYENDENSEDTITKVTGMYKDWFLDYASYVILERAVPAIEDGFKPVQRRIMHSLKELDDGRYNKVANVVGHTMQYHPHGDQSIGDAMVQIGQKELLIDCQGNWGNILTGDGAAASRYIEARLSKFALEVLYSPKITDWGVSYDGRRAEPNNLPVKFPLLLAQGAEGIAVGLSTKVLPHNFNELIDASIKILKGKSFTLYPDFLTAGIADVSNYNDGMRGGRVRVRAKIAQLDKNTLVITQIPFSTNTTTLIDSILKANEKGKIKIKKIEDNTAAEVEILIHLYPGVSPDKTIDALFAFTACETSVAPLGCVIEDNKPLFVGVSEMLKISTARTVELLKAELEIQLEELKNKWHFSTLEKIFIREEMYIDFKLYSDREALYKYMYDRFEPFVKSFVREINDDDLQRLTQIPMIRITRFDSDKADDFIAKLEDEMKEVEFNLANLTDFAIAYFTKLKEKYGKGRERQTELRGFDNIEATKVALRNTKLFVNRAEGFIGTGLKKDEYVTDCSDIDDVIVFLRDGSMMISKVDDKKFVGKDIIHVAVFDKSDKRTIYNMIYRDGKSGPAYIKRFNVSGVTRDKLYDLTNENKGSQILYFTCNPNGEAEVITILLRQIGSIKKLKWDLDFAGIAIKGRASKGNLVSKYPIKKIEIKEKGISTLLPRKIWFDDTVQRLNVDARGELLGEFRPNDKILVISQSGKLKVMIPELSTHFDEDMVVLEKWHPKKPISAIYYDGEKERYYVKRFLIESEGKEESFITEHPKSQLEIVSTDYRPMAELVFTKVKGVQKENQIVDIENFIAVKGFKALGNQLTSDKLKQVNLLDPLPYEEPEEVIPEELEVEGDTAVGSGTDADDDVQLNDDGQITLF
- a CDS encoding PDDEXK nuclease domain-containing protein, which translates into the protein MSEDLQNKMLFQQVAELLQNARQQVLRTVNSTMVCTYFEIGKMIVEEEQSGKDRAEYGKQILKGLSEQLTNEFGKGFSLRNLEQIRKFYLIYSNSATVLRIFDIQKTQTVSAQLLDNIPQTVSAELNSQTLFSIFKLTWSHYSFLMRIDDENERRFYEIESEKYNWSVRELKRQYDSALYTRLTLSRDKEGVLKLSEQGQIIEKPKDLIKDPYILEFLGLPELHQYSESELEEEIINKLEHFLLELGHGFTFVARQKRITFDDKHFKIDLVFYNRILKSFVLIDLKIGELKHQDLGQMQMYVNYYDREMRLEDENKTIGIVLCQNKSDLVVEYTLPENNEQIFASKYKMVLPTKEDLIKLISESK
- a CDS encoding nucleotidyltransferase domain-containing protein, with protein sequence MFGIYPKSHQEILKIIDSCSSIDEVIIYGSRAKGNYREGSDIDITLKGNISREDLNKLWHKLDDSYIPYKFDISIFKELKSESLIEHIQRVGKTLYKRKTES
- a CDS encoding nucleotidyltransferase substrate binding protein gives rise to the protein MENQDIRWKQRFEHYSNALKLLNIAVSIGYEKMDDLQKEGFVQRFEFTHELSWKLMKDYLNYQGNFEINGSRDAIREAFKVGLIQDGEVWMEMIKSRNLSSHTYDEATLRQILESVSQKYIKEFNLFFTKMTSLR